One stretch of Nocardia mangyaensis DNA includes these proteins:
- a CDS encoding DUF5682 family protein, whose translation MAAIGSADSVVGAGEGAAATRVFGIRHHGPGSARSLRHALEEFRPDAILIEGPADADPLVGFVAADTMVPPVALLAYVPDSPARAAFWPFATFSPEWQAMRYGAEHAVPVRFCDLPAATVLAVDDESRGDRTDPLGTLAAAAGYDDAERWWDAVVESVPDSTAFDAITEAMTALREDAPHPSMAQPDAVGKPKKTSADPSSRPNDTTSIDHTARREPDTQPVWSAHPADTRPSTATTSDPHEASETVRAATESDASSAPRDDTGTALVVDEHTLRREAHMRQVMRQVLKGGAKRLAVVCGAWHAPALVGPLGPAAPDARLLKGLPKTKAALTWVPWTHSRLAAGSGYGAGVTSPGWYHHLFTETDRPVARWLTKVAGVLRAHDLPVSSAHIIEAVRLSDTLAALRGRPLAGLSEVTEAVRSVMCGGDETMLRLVIDELVVGETLGAVPADTPTVPLAADLRARSKTLRLKQEALARTIDLDLRKERDVERSHLLHRLRLLGIGWGTPATGEVRNTGTFRETWALRWEPEFEVRIVEAAVWGTTLRTAAEAKILDTASREDISVAALADALELALLADLGGATNGLITRLEAAAALDHDVTHLLGALPGLTRTLRYGDVRGTDTKALAHVADGLLVRICAGLPGAVTGLDADAAEALRAQIDAAHTAISTRDDEHTSTEWLATLQRIADRDDVHGAIGGRAVRLLCDAERIDDADSARRLAAALSIGNTPAAKAAWIDGFLGGRGLLLVHDRELLRRIDAWLRDLAEDQFVATLPLLRRTFGSFESGERRAIGQALRDTGSAPATPPAPTAVDPTRGHLALRAATAILGAAG comes from the coding sequence GTGGCCGCCATCGGCTCGGCTGATTCAGTGGTCGGCGCAGGTGAAGGTGCCGCCGCGACGAGGGTCTTCGGCATTCGTCACCACGGGCCCGGCTCGGCCCGCTCACTGCGCCACGCACTCGAGGAATTCCGACCTGATGCCATCCTCATCGAAGGGCCTGCCGATGCCGACCCGCTCGTCGGTTTCGTCGCCGCCGACACCATGGTCCCGCCGGTGGCACTTCTGGCCTATGTCCCGGATTCCCCGGCGCGCGCGGCCTTCTGGCCGTTCGCCACGTTCTCCCCCGAGTGGCAGGCCATGCGCTACGGCGCCGAACACGCGGTACCGGTCCGCTTCTGCGACCTCCCCGCCGCCACCGTCCTCGCCGTCGACGACGAATCCCGCGGCGACCGCACCGACCCCCTCGGCACCCTCGCCGCGGCCGCGGGCTATGACGACGCCGAACGCTGGTGGGACGCCGTCGTCGAATCCGTCCCCGACAGCACCGCTTTCGACGCCATCACCGAGGCGATGACCGCCCTGCGCGAGGACGCTCCCCACCCGTCGATGGCGCAACCGGACGCCGTCGGCAAACCGAAGAAGACCTCGGCAGACCCCTCGTCGCGCCCGAATGACACGACATCGATCGACCACACGGCACGGCGCGAACCAGACACGCAGCCGGTGTGGAGCGCGCATCCCGCTGACACGCGACCGAGCACTGCCACCACCTCGGACCCGCACGAAGCAAGCGAAACCGTCCGGGCAGCAACAGAATCCGATGCCTCGAGTGCACCTCGTGACGACACCGGCACGGCCCTCGTCGTCGATGAGCACACCTTGCGGCGTGAGGCCCACATGCGGCAGGTGATGCGGCAGGTGCTCAAAGGCGGTGCCAAGCGGCTCGCCGTGGTGTGCGGGGCGTGGCATGCCCCCGCGCTGGTCGGGCCGCTGGGACCGGCCGCACCGGACGCACGACTGCTCAAGGGGTTGCCGAAGACGAAGGCGGCGCTGACCTGGGTGCCGTGGACGCATTCGCGGCTGGCGGCGGGGTCGGGATACGGGGCAGGCGTCACCTCGCCGGGCTGGTATCACCACCTGTTCACCGAGACCGATCGGCCGGTGGCGCGGTGGCTCACCAAGGTCGCCGGGGTCTTGCGGGCTCACGATCTGCCGGTGTCGAGCGCGCACATCATCGAGGCCGTGCGGCTGTCCGACACCCTGGCCGCGCTGCGGGGCAGGCCGCTGGCGGGATTGTCGGAGGTCACCGAGGCCGTGCGGTCGGTGATGTGCGGCGGGGACGAGACCATGCTGCGGCTGGTCATCGACGAACTGGTCGTCGGCGAGACGCTCGGCGCGGTCCCCGCGGACACCCCGACCGTGCCGCTGGCCGCCGACCTACGGGCCCGGAGCAAGACACTGCGGCTCAAGCAAGAGGCCCTCGCCCGCACCATCGACCTCGACCTGCGCAAGGAGCGCGACGTCGAACGCTCGCATCTGCTGCACCGCCTTCGACTACTCGGGATCGGCTGGGGCACGCCGGCCACCGGGGAGGTCCGCAACACCGGCACCTTCCGCGAGACATGGGCCCTGCGCTGGGAACCGGAATTCGAGGTCCGCATCGTCGAGGCCGCCGTGTGGGGGACAACGCTGCGCACCGCCGCCGAGGCGAAGATCCTCGATACCGCGAGCCGCGAGGACATCTCGGTCGCCGCGCTCGCCGATGCCCTCGAACTGGCCCTGCTCGCCGATCTCGGCGGCGCCACCAACGGCCTGATCACCCGGCTCGAGGCCGCCGCCGCTCTCGATCACGACGTCACCCACCTGCTCGGCGCGCTCCCCGGCCTGACCCGCACCCTGCGCTACGGCGATGTCCGCGGTACCGACACCAAGGCGCTCGCCCACGTGGCCGACGGACTGCTCGTGCGGATCTGCGCGGGCCTGCCCGGCGCAGTCACCGGCCTCGACGCCGATGCCGCCGAGGCACTTCGCGCCCAGATCGACGCCGCGCACACCGCGATCAGCACCCGCGACGACGAACACACGAGCACCGAATGGTTGGCGACCTTGCAGCGCATCGCCGACCGCGACGACGTACACGGTGCGATCGGCGGCCGCGCGGTACGCCTGCTCTGCGACGCCGAACGCATCGACGACGCCGACTCCGCCCGTCGCCTCGCCGCTGCCCTGTCCATCGGCAACACTCCCGCCGCCAAGGCCGCCTGGATCGACGGGTTCCTCGGCGGCCGTGGCCTGCTCCTCGTCCACGACCGAGAACTGTTGCGCCGCATCGACGCCTGGCTGCGTGACCTCGCCGAGGACCAATTCGTCGCCACCCTCCCCCTGCTACGCCGAACCTTCGGCTCCTTCGAATCCGGCGAGCGCCGCGCCATCGGCCAGGCCCTGCGCGACACCGGATCAGCACCGGCCACCCCGCCCGCACCGACCGCCGTCGATCCCACCCGTGGCCACCTCGCTCTGCGCGCAGCCACCGCCATCCTGGGTGCCGCCGGATGA
- a CDS encoding VWA domain-containing protein: MTEIDETRSRRWRLVLGTAAEEQLGGLSSGADQAMDQALAALYNTGEADGSTKRSGGLGGSAPRVARWLGDIRTYFPTTVVEVMQRDAVQRLNLTQLLLEPELLESVEPDVHLVGTLLGLNRVMPETTKATARMVVEKVVREIEQRIAAKTVAAVSGAINRAARTHRPKLRDVDFNRTIRKNLANYLPEHRTVVPERLVGYGRKAQSIQRDVVLAIDQSGSMAASVVYASVFGAVLASMRSLKTSLVVFDTEIVDLTDQLSDPVEVLFGTQLGGGTDINRAIAYAQSLITRPTDSLFVLISDLYEGGVRTEMLRRCHAMKEAGVQVVVLLALSDEGAPAYDHDNAAALAALGIPAFACTPDKFPDLLATALDRGDITRWADTNAPAV, from the coding sequence ATGACCGAGATCGACGAGACCCGTTCGCGCCGTTGGCGGCTGGTGCTCGGGACCGCCGCCGAGGAGCAACTCGGCGGACTGTCCTCGGGCGCCGATCAGGCGATGGACCAGGCGCTCGCGGCGCTGTACAACACCGGGGAGGCCGACGGATCGACGAAAAGGTCGGGCGGGCTGGGTGGTTCGGCGCCACGGGTCGCGCGTTGGCTCGGCGACATCCGCACCTACTTCCCCACGACCGTGGTGGAGGTGATGCAGCGCGACGCCGTCCAGCGGCTCAACCTGACCCAACTGCTGCTGGAACCGGAGCTACTGGAATCGGTGGAACCCGATGTGCACCTGGTGGGCACCCTGCTCGGCCTGAACCGGGTGATGCCGGAGACCACCAAGGCCACCGCGCGGATGGTGGTCGAGAAGGTGGTACGCGAGATCGAGCAGCGCATCGCCGCCAAGACCGTCGCCGCCGTCTCGGGGGCGATCAACCGCGCTGCGCGCACGCACCGACCGAAACTGCGCGACGTCGATTTCAACCGCACCATCCGCAAGAACCTGGCCAACTATCTGCCCGAACACCGCACCGTGGTGCCCGAGCGGCTCGTCGGCTATGGACGCAAGGCGCAGTCGATCCAGCGCGATGTGGTGCTGGCCATCGACCAATCCGGCTCGATGGCGGCCAGCGTCGTCTACGCCTCGGTGTTCGGCGCGGTGCTGGCGTCGATGCGCTCGCTGAAGACCTCGCTGGTCGTGTTCGACACCGAGATCGTCGACCTCACCGATCAGCTCAGCGACCCGGTGGAGGTGTTGTTCGGCACCCAGCTCGGCGGCGGCACCGACATCAATCGCGCCATCGCCTACGCACAGTCGCTGATCACCCGGCCCACCGACAGCCTGTTCGTACTCATCTCCGATCTGTACGAGGGCGGCGTGCGCACCGAGATGCTGCGGCGATGCCATGCGATGAAGGAGGCGGGCGTGCAGGTGGTGGTGCTGCTCGCCCTGTCCGACGAGGGCGCACCCGCCTACGACCACGACAACGCCGCCGCGCTGGCAGCCCTCGGCATCCCCGCCTTCGCCTGCACTCCGGACAAATTCCCGGACCTGCTGGCCACCGCGCTCGACCGCGGTGACATCACCCGCTGGGCCGACACGAACGCCCCTGCGGTGTAA
- a CDS encoding ABC transporter permease: protein MRKVALRNLAAHKVRLALTLLSVVLGTAFISGSFVFTDTLQRTFDGIFEGQAQGVDVRVGPKDQRSLGVPNNIVDALAKAEGVDRVAPAVNGPVVLLDPEGKKAVQTGGAPSFGVSYLPPEKSVEDPETFVAGQAPTESGQIALNTGGAERAGLQVGDTTKVLIPSKGEPFDVTLTGIYEMPGTDGGGVLAVMFTEPQGRELFTDGSHVAYADIAAAPGVAADDLRDQLAAGLPNYKVQNADEVREDMKREVSEALTFINYFLLAFGAIALIVGTFIIYNTFSMIVAQRLRELALLRAIGASRRQVGRSVVGEAIVIGVIGSALGLAAGIGLAFGLSAALNAFDLGLPTGSLTVLPRTAIVALLVGLIVTVASAYAPARRAAKVPPVEAMRSEFASAGDSLRVRTIAGAVLAVAGGVLVYLGAQGTGKGSAVTVGLGALGLILAVLLAAPALSRPMVIVLGVLTKPFGAIGQMARNNAVRNPRRTAATAFALTLGLMLVSAIGILGASAKTSVGVLIDKGVKAEYVLAGPQMIGAPIGAVDAVRTQVPGVSEVTGVRFVGFKVGDDQIGATSPDGPIDPVMDITMLEGSSTLGERGVLVGETEAADRGWTMGDAVAITSLDGKELELTVGGIYADSPLLGPMVVDPSVYEQLMPQSLRTNIFVLVKAAPGADLTAMRADLEKATEPFVVVQVQDHEEFKGAQGQQINTLLAILYGLLALAVVIAVLGIINTLALSVVERRREIGMLRAVGTQRSQVRRTIYLESMLIAIFGAIVGLILGIALGVGFLRTLRDMGIDQITIPWTQLVSVLIASGVVGVLAAVWPGVRAARTPPLAAIADL from the coding sequence ATGCGCAAGGTGGCCCTGCGCAATCTCGCCGCGCACAAGGTGCGTCTTGCCCTGACCCTGCTCTCGGTGGTGCTCGGCACCGCCTTCATCTCCGGGTCGTTCGTCTTCACCGACACCCTGCAGCGCACCTTCGACGGGATCTTCGAAGGCCAGGCCCAGGGCGTCGACGTGCGGGTCGGTCCGAAGGACCAGCGTTCGCTCGGCGTGCCCAACAACATCGTCGACGCGCTCGCCAAGGCCGAGGGCGTCGACCGGGTCGCGCCTGCCGTGAACGGTCCGGTGGTGCTGCTCGATCCCGAGGGCAAGAAGGCCGTGCAGACCGGCGGTGCGCCGAGTTTCGGTGTGTCCTATCTGCCGCCGGAGAAATCGGTCGAGGACCCGGAGACCTTCGTCGCGGGCCAGGCGCCGACCGAGTCGGGCCAGATCGCGCTCAACACCGGTGGCGCCGAACGCGCCGGACTGCAGGTGGGCGACACGACGAAGGTCTTGATCCCGTCCAAGGGCGAACCGTTCGACGTGACCCTGACCGGCATCTACGAGATGCCCGGCACCGACGGTGGTGGCGTGCTGGCGGTGATGTTCACCGAACCGCAGGGCCGCGAGTTGTTCACCGACGGCTCGCATGTCGCCTACGCCGACATCGCCGCCGCGCCCGGCGTCGCCGCCGACGACCTGCGCGACCAACTCGCCGCCGGACTGCCCAACTACAAGGTGCAGAACGCCGACGAGGTCCGCGAGGACATGAAGCGCGAGGTCTCCGAGGCGCTCACCTTCATCAACTACTTCCTGCTCGCCTTCGGCGCCATCGCGCTGATCGTCGGCACGTTCATCATCTACAACACCTTCTCGATGATCGTGGCCCAGCGGCTGCGTGAACTGGCGCTGCTGCGCGCGATCGGCGCCAGTCGCCGGCAGGTCGGTCGCTCGGTGGTCGGCGAGGCGATCGTGATCGGCGTGATCGGCAGTGCGCTGGGCCTGGCCGCGGGCATCGGCTTGGCATTCGGGTTGTCGGCGGCGCTCAACGCCTTCGACCTTGGCCTGCCCACCGGTTCGCTGACGGTGCTGCCGCGCACCGCGATCGTCGCGCTGCTCGTGGGGCTGATCGTCACCGTGGCCAGCGCCTACGCGCCGGCTCGTCGGGCGGCGAAGGTGCCGCCGGTGGAGGCCATGCGGTCCGAATTCGCCAGTGCCGGTGACTCGTTGCGAGTGCGGACGATCGCCGGCGCGGTGCTCGCCGTCGCCGGTGGCGTGCTGGTGTACCTCGGCGCGCAGGGCACGGGCAAGGGCTCGGCGGTGACCGTCGGTCTCGGTGCGCTCGGGTTGATCCTGGCCGTGCTGCTGGCCGCGCCCGCGCTGTCGCGGCCGATGGTGATCGTGCTCGGGGTGCTCACCAAGCCCTTCGGTGCGATCGGGCAGATGGCTCGCAACAACGCGGTGCGCAATCCGCGCCGCACCGCCGCCACCGCCTTCGCGCTCACCTTGGGGCTGATGCTGGTCTCGGCGATCGGCATCCTCGGCGCCTCGGCGAAAACCAGTGTGGGCGTGCTCATCGACAAGGGGGTGAAGGCCGAATACGTGCTCGCGGGTCCGCAGATGATCGGCGCGCCGATCGGCGCGGTCGACGCGGTGCGCACGCAGGTGCCGGGCGTCAGCGAGGTCACCGGGGTCCGGTTCGTCGGCTTCAAGGTCGGCGACGACCAGATCGGGGCCACCTCCCCGGACGGCCCGATCGACCCGGTCATGGACATCACCATGCTCGAGGGCTCCAGCACGCTGGGCGAACGCGGTGTGCTCGTCGGCGAGACCGAGGCGGCCGATCGCGGCTGGACGATGGGCGACGCGGTCGCCATCACCAGTCTCGACGGCAAGGAACTCGAGCTGACGGTCGGTGGCATCTACGCCGATTCACCGTTGTTGGGCCCGATGGTCGTTGATCCGAGCGTCTATGAGCAGTTGATGCCACAGAGTTTGCGCACCAATATCTTCGTGCTGGTCAAGGCCGCACCGGGAGCCGATCTCACGGCGATGCGGGCGGATCTGGAGAAGGCCACCGAACCGTTCGTGGTGGTGCAGGTGCAGGACCACGAGGAGTTCAAGGGCGCGCAGGGCCAGCAGATCAACACCCTGCTCGCCATCCTCTACGGCCTGCTCGCCCTGGCCGTGGTGATCGCGGTGCTCGGCATCATCAACACCCTCGCCCTGTCGGTGGTCGAACGCCGCCGCGAGATCGGCATGCTGCGCGCCGTCGGCACCCAGCGCTCCCAGGTACGCCGCACCATCTACCTGGAATCGATGCTGATCGCCATCTTCGGCGCCATCGTCGGCCTGATTCTCGGCATCGCCCTCGGCGTCGGCTTCCTGCGCACCCTGCGCGACATGGGCATCGACCAGATCACCATCCCGTGGACCCAGTTGGTGTCGGTGCTGATCGCCTCGGGTGTGGTGGGTGTGCTTGCGGCGGTGTGGCCAGGTGTGCGTGCCGCGCGAACACCACCGTTGGCGGCCATCGCGGATCTGTAG
- a CDS encoding ABC transporter ATP-binding protein, with amino-acid sequence MTSHAMGTEDVDAATATEIAAAAQDLVKLYGSGDTQVKALDGVSADFAKGEFTAIMGPSGSGKSTLMHCLAGLDSASAGEVRIGDTALTGLSDKQMTALRRDRIGFVFQAFNLVPTLTALENITLPLDIAGRKADQEWLDTVVKRLGLGDRLDHRPSELSGGQQQRVACARALVGKPEIIFGDEPTGNLDSHSSGEVLSILRASVDEFGQTVVIVTHDPRAAAYSDRVVFLADGRIVDELRDPTQDSILDRMKALENK; translated from the coding sequence ATGACTTCGCACGCCATGGGCACCGAGGACGTCGACGCGGCGACCGCCACCGAGATCGCGGCCGCCGCACAAGACCTGGTCAAGCTGTACGGATCGGGAGACACGCAGGTCAAAGCCCTCGACGGGGTGTCGGCCGACTTCGCCAAGGGCGAGTTCACCGCCATCATGGGCCCCTCCGGATCGGGCAAGTCGACGCTCATGCACTGCCTGGCCGGACTCGACAGTGCCAGCGCGGGCGAGGTCCGCATCGGTGACACCGCGCTGACCGGGCTGTCGGACAAACAGATGACCGCGCTGCGCCGCGACCGGATCGGGTTCGTCTTCCAGGCGTTCAACCTGGTCCCGACGCTCACCGCGCTGGAGAACATCACCCTCCCGCTCGACATCGCGGGCCGCAAGGCCGACCAGGAGTGGCTCGACACGGTGGTCAAGCGCCTCGGCCTCGGTGATCGTCTCGACCACCGGCCCAGCGAGTTGTCGGGTGGTCAGCAGCAGCGCGTCGCCTGTGCCCGCGCGCTGGTGGGCAAGCCGGAGATCATCTTCGGCGACGAACCCACCGGCAACCTTGACTCGCACTCCTCGGGCGAGGTGCTGTCGATCCTGCGCGCCTCGGTCGACGAGTTCGGCCAGACCGTGGTCATCGTCACCCACGACCCGCGCGCGGCCGCCTACTCCGACCGCGTCGTGTTCCTCGCCGACGGCCGCATCGTCGACGAGTTGCGCGATCCGACCCAGGATTCGATTCTCGACCGGATGAAGGCACTGGAAAACAAGTGA
- a CDS encoding hydroxymethylglutaryl-CoA lyase, translated as MTALLRDVTLRDGLQLTGKVLPTEQKVDVVRRLLAAGVPALEIGSMARPDLVPPMANSLELIAALTPDELAKCWVWVAMPRHVEKAAAAGARNFQYCFSVSDAHNKANIGRDTDTSVAAMPDAIRLAQEVGGAIQLCLATSFTCPFDGPVDPQRVLAIARDPRTEGATDIVLADTLGQAHPGQVSALVTAVRESTPARRIVFHGHDTWGMGVANTLAAVAAGAGMVDGALGGLGGCPFAPGASGNTASEDIAFATRPDWFTPAALASLVGLTEELLTDLSEPNRSRTAEGARSKAGAFDWVIR; from the coding sequence ATGACCGCCCTGCTGCGCGATGTGACCCTGCGCGACGGTTTGCAGCTCACCGGCAAGGTGCTGCCGACCGAACAGAAGGTCGACGTGGTCCGGCGGCTGCTGGCCGCCGGGGTTCCGGCGCTGGAGATCGGTTCGATGGCGCGCCCGGATCTGGTGCCGCCGATGGCCAACTCACTCGAGCTCATCGCGGCACTGACCCCCGACGAGCTGGCGAAATGCTGGGTCTGGGTGGCCATGCCACGTCATGTCGAGAAGGCCGCAGCGGCTGGCGCGCGGAATTTCCAGTACTGCTTCTCGGTGTCCGACGCCCACAACAAGGCCAATATCGGCCGCGACACCGACACCTCGGTGGCCGCGATGCCCGACGCGATCCGGCTGGCGCAGGAGGTGGGCGGCGCGATCCAGCTGTGTCTGGCCACCAGCTTCACCTGCCCGTTCGACGGTCCGGTCGACCCACAGCGCGTGCTCGCCATCGCCCGCGACCCGCGCACCGAGGGCGCCACCGACATCGTCCTGGCCGACACCCTCGGCCAGGCCCATCCCGGTCAGGTGAGCGCCCTGGTCACCGCCGTGCGCGAGAGCACCCCGGCACGCCGCATCGTCTTCCACGGCCACGACACCTGGGGGATGGGCGTGGCCAACACCCTGGCCGCCGTCGCCGCAGGCGCGGGCATGGTCGACGGCGCCCTCGGCGGCCTCGGCGGCTGCCCGTTCGCACCCGGCGCCAGCGGCAACACCGCCTCCGAGGACATCGCCTTCGCCACCCGCCCCGACTGGTTCACCCCGGCCGCGCTGGCCAGCCTGGTCGGCCTGACCGAGGAACTGCTCACCGACCTGAGCGAACCGAATCGCTCCCGGACCGCCGAGGGCGCACGCTCCAAGGCCGGGGCCTTCGACTGGGTCATCAGGTAG
- a CDS encoding CaiB/BaiF CoA transferase family protein → MSIRPLDGVRVLELGNYVAAPTAGRILGDFGAEVIKVERPGTGDELRNWRLYGGDTSMLYRTVNRNKKSIVLDLRTEAGRAIVLDLVARCDVLLENFRPGMLEKWGLGPEALEQVNPDLVITRISAYGQTGPMSARPGFAAVAEAVGGLRELVGDPDRPPVRVGVSIGDSIAGIYAAFGTVMALFQRERVSGPVPQVERIIDVALNESILSVMESLVPDHLAYGINRERVGGRMEGIAPSNAYPTSDGYSIIIGGNGDAIFGRYMQVIARPDLAADPELADNAGRWRHRERLDAAIAEWSIQHTRDEALKLLDDAAIPCGPIYTAADIVADEQYRARNMIQSFPVDVGEAEPKQVGFPGIVPVIGGESLPIRNVGPDLGEHTREVLGGLLGMSDDEIDALEAS, encoded by the coding sequence ATGAGTATTCGGCCGCTGGACGGAGTGCGCGTCCTGGAACTCGGCAACTATGTTGCCGCTCCCACTGCCGGACGTATTCTGGGCGACTTCGGCGCCGAGGTGATCAAGGTGGAACGCCCCGGAACGGGCGACGAGTTACGGAATTGGCGGTTGTACGGGGGCGATACCTCGATGCTGTATCGCACCGTCAACCGCAACAAGAAATCGATCGTGCTGGATCTGCGGACCGAGGCGGGTCGGGCGATCGTGCTGGATCTGGTGGCGCGCTGTGACGTGCTGCTGGAGAATTTCCGGCCGGGCATGCTGGAGAAGTGGGGCCTCGGGCCGGAGGCGCTCGAGCAGGTGAATCCGGATCTGGTGATCACCCGCATCTCCGCCTACGGCCAGACCGGGCCGATGTCGGCGCGACCGGGGTTCGCCGCGGTCGCCGAGGCGGTGGGCGGCCTGCGTGAGCTGGTCGGCGACCCGGATCGGCCGCCGGTGCGGGTGGGGGTGTCGATCGGTGATTCGATCGCGGGGATCTACGCCGCGTTCGGCACCGTCATGGCGCTGTTCCAGCGGGAACGGGTCAGCGGGCCGGTGCCGCAGGTGGAGCGGATCATCGATGTGGCGCTCAACGAATCGATCCTGTCGGTGATGGAATCGCTGGTGCCGGACCACCTCGCCTACGGCATCAACCGCGAGCGGGTCGGCGGGCGGATGGAGGGCATCGCGCCCAGCAACGCCTACCCGACCAGCGACGGCTACAGCATCATCATCGGCGGCAACGGTGACGCGATCTTCGGGCGATACATGCAGGTCATCGCCCGTCCCGACCTGGCCGCCGACCCGGAGCTGGCCGACAACGCCGGACGCTGGCGCCACCGCGAGCGTCTCGACGCCGCCATCGCGGAATGGTCGATTCAGCACACCCGCGACGAGGCACTGAAATTACTCGACGACGCCGCCATCCCGTGCGGCCCGATCTACACCGCCGCCGACATCGTGGCCGACGAGCAGTACCGCGCACGCAATATGATCCAGTCGTTCCCCGTCGACGTGGGCGAGGCCGAACCCAAACAGGTGGGTTTTCCCGGCATCGTCCCGGTGATCGGGGGCGAGTCGCTGCCGATCCGCAATGTCGGCCCCGACCTCGGCGAGCACACCCGAGAGGTGCTCGGCGGGCTGCTCGGGATGAGTGACGACGAGATCGACGCGCTGGAGGCATCATGA
- a CDS encoding deoxyribonuclease IV — protein MRIGAHVRDEGDPIGFAEQLGAEVIQMFVVDPQSWDKPQPHPRAAEILASPIDVVVHSSYQINVASLNNRLRMPSRNAVAQQAEAAAELGAFGLVVHGGHVRSDAELDTGVDNWRKLFERQQDKGGFAVPILIENTAGGNHAMARHFDAIARLWDAVGGYGAGFCLDTCHAWAGGEELVGVVERIKAITGRIDLVHLNSSRDEFDSGADRHANFADGTIDPQLLAEVCRTADAPVILETPVGGVADDLAYLRENLG, from the coding sequence ATGCGCATTGGAGCACACGTTCGCGACGAGGGCGATCCGATCGGGTTCGCCGAGCAGCTCGGCGCCGAGGTCATCCAGATGTTCGTGGTCGATCCGCAGAGCTGGGACAAACCCCAGCCGCACCCCAGGGCGGCCGAGATCCTGGCCAGTCCGATCGACGTGGTCGTGCACTCCTCCTACCAGATCAACGTGGCCAGCCTGAACAACCGGCTGCGGATGCCCTCGCGCAATGCGGTCGCCCAGCAGGCCGAGGCCGCCGCCGAACTCGGCGCGTTCGGTCTGGTCGTGCACGGCGGGCACGTGCGCTCCGACGCCGAGCTCGACACCGGAGTCGACAACTGGCGCAAGCTGTTCGAACGCCAGCAGGACAAGGGTGGGTTCGCCGTGCCGATCCTGATCGAGAACACCGCGGGCGGCAATCACGCGATGGCGCGGCACTTCGATGCCATCGCCCGGCTCTGGGACGCGGTCGGCGGGTACGGGGCCGGGTTCTGTCTGGACACCTGCCACGCGTGGGCGGGCGGGGAGGAACTCGTCGGAGTGGTCGAGCGGATCAAGGCCATCACCGGCCGTATCGACCTGGTGCACCTGAACTCCTCGCGCGACGAGTTCGATTCCGGCGCCGACCGGCACGCCAACTTCGCCGACGGCACCATCGACCCACAGCTGCTGGCCGAGGTCTGCCGCACCGCCGATGCCCCGGTGATCTTGGAGACCCCCGTCGGTGGTGTCGCCGACGACCTCGCCTACCTGCGCGAGAACCTCGGCTGA
- a CDS encoding protein kinase domain-containing protein encodes MLRKGDVFAGYTIRRVLGRGGMGVVYLARHPRLPRLTALKLLSRELTADQESCRRFEREADLVAQLEHPNIVNVYDRGTDEGQLWISMQFVAGTDVATADVNVLTPGRAVQILAETATGLDFAHASGVLHRDVKPANILLAKPPIGRPERVVLTDFGIAAVRDSETTLASAGSITATLAYAAPEHLTGAPLDHRADQYSLACTLFWMLTGSVPFPGPSPATVIQAHLSKPVPPLRSLRPDLPPTLDAVLARATAKHPDGRFASCAEFAAAAKAALLAVPGPWHHEQPTASGVVLRAREPYARPSTPPQGYPRTPPATPAQPHPHPPRPTTGGTPIPSRRGTPRPGIIDFPGGRNHPGYIVPPQQRRPP; translated from the coding sequence GTGTTGCGCAAAGGCGACGTGTTCGCCGGGTACACGATCCGGCGTGTGCTCGGTCGGGGCGGCATGGGCGTGGTCTACCTGGCCAGGCACCCGCGATTGCCCCGGTTGACCGCGTTGAAACTGCTCAGCCGCGAGCTGACCGCCGATCAGGAGAGCTGCCGTCGTTTCGAGCGCGAGGCCGATCTGGTCGCCCAGCTCGAGCACCCCAACATCGTCAATGTCTACGACCGCGGCACCGACGAGGGCCAGCTGTGGATCTCCATGCAGTTCGTGGCGGGTACCGATGTCGCGACCGCGGATGTGAACGTGCTGACGCCGGGCCGGGCGGTGCAGATCCTCGCCGAGACCGCCACCGGGCTGGATTTCGCGCATGCCAGCGGTGTCCTGCACCGTGACGTGAAGCCGGCCAACATCCTGCTCGCGAAGCCGCCGATCGGGCGCCCGGAACGGGTGGTGCTCACCGACTTCGGGATCGCGGCCGTCCGCGACAGCGAGACCACGCTGGCCTCGGCGGGTTCGATCACCGCCACCCTCGCCTACGCCGCGCCCGAGCACCTCACCGGTGCCCCGCTGGACCATCGCGCCGACCAGTACTCCCTGGCCTGCACGCTGTTCTGGATGCTGACCGGCTCGGTGCCCTTCCCCGGACCCAGCCCGGCCACCGTCATCCAGGCACACCTGAGCAAGCCGGTGCCGCCGCTGCGCAGCCTGCGCCCCGACCTGCCCCCGACGCTGGACGCGGTGCTGGCCAGGGCCACCGCCAAGCACCCCGACGGGCGATTTGCCAGTTGCGCGGAGTTCGCCGCGGCCGCCAAGGCCGCGCTGCTCGCGGTTCCGGGCCCGTGGCACCACGAGCAGCCGACGGCGTCCGGTGTCGTGTTGCGCGCTCGCGAGCCCTACGCCCGGCCGTCGACGCCGCCGCAGGGTTATCCGCGCACCCCGCCGGCCACCCCCGCGCAGCCGCACCCACACCCACCGCGCCCCACCACCGGCGGAACGCCGATCCCTTCGCGGCGCGGCACACCACGTCCGGGGATCATCGATTTCCCCGGTGGCCGCAACCATCCCGGCTATATCGTGCCGCCCCAACAGCGACGACCACCGTGA